A part of Candidatus Manganitrophaceae bacterium genomic DNA contains:
- a CDS encoding TonB-dependent receptor yields the protein MIWMIVLVPTTGEGADDDPFQLFEEEAKTTTASRRLQPTRESPVAVDVITAEEIEASGAVHLWDLLRFRVGMDVLDARSGVGGRAIVSVRGFPREYVNNMLVLVDGRSVYSAYSGGVDWEQLPVQIQDIERIEIIRGPNAALYGSNAGLGVINIITHRPEEENALAARADVGNQETVRSALSVQSRFQEAFPFRLSYSYQSENFFVTPSGRWREDSLRSNKVNFRGGWHPAGAEMDLFLGGSWDEMTVPRSREGEFRTGFGMWRFSKQVASDASLEIMTAYTAQNAGVYPDLAQVDYAQFDLEALYRQGWGGGLFETTWGGNYRHSAASSLEVFLEKPPQRSRLLRGFVHQTAKPLYSVILVGALSYEDSNTSGWQPAYQLAALWTPVEHHTLRISYALAPTLPDLYERGVMQIPSPAAHIVGNPSLRPERLHSYEAGYRGTFFLGRLEFESNLFYMKIDDVSASFVEDPTAMPVIISFGNRNRAAARGVETKFVYWLTPATSTYVNYTFERIEDRLDDVVITTATPRHKVNLGGTVYLGSGFSAGMHAGYKSGYTTAPANRSLIESFPAYWRLDARLAYRPIRSVEVALAGQNLLSPRHREYIDFDGLEVPRTYYGEVSVRF from the coding sequence ATGATATGGATGATCGTGCTCGTCCCAACGACGGGAGAGGGAGCCGATGACGACCCGTTCCAGCTTTTTGAAGAGGAGGCGAAGACGACTACCGCATCCCGCCGTCTCCAGCCGACACGAGAGTCTCCCGTTGCCGTCGATGTGATCACCGCCGAAGAAATTGAAGCCTCCGGTGCGGTCCATCTCTGGGATTTACTCCGTTTCAGGGTCGGAATGGATGTCCTCGACGCACGCTCCGGCGTCGGCGGCCGTGCCATCGTTTCGGTCCGCGGTTTTCCCAGAGAGTATGTCAACAACATGCTGGTCCTCGTCGATGGTCGTTCCGTCTATTCCGCCTACTCAGGCGGGGTCGATTGGGAACAACTCCCTGTTCAAATCCAAGACATCGAGCGGATTGAAATTATTCGGGGGCCGAATGCCGCGCTCTACGGCTCGAACGCCGGACTCGGCGTCATCAACATTATTACCCACCGTCCCGAAGAAGAAAACGCACTGGCGGCGAGAGCCGATGTCGGAAATCAGGAGACCGTTCGCTCGGCCCTTTCTGTGCAGAGCCGCTTCCAAGAAGCGTTCCCTTTCCGCTTAAGCTACAGTTATCAAAGCGAGAATTTTTTCGTCACTCCTTCGGGCCGGTGGCGAGAGGATTCCCTCCGATCCAACAAGGTTAATTTTAGAGGAGGGTGGCATCCCGCGGGAGCGGAGATGGATCTCTTCTTGGGAGGATCGTGGGATGAGATGACCGTCCCACGAAGTCGAGAGGGAGAGTTCCGAACCGGCTTCGGCATGTGGCGGTTTTCAAAACAGGTGGCGTCGGATGCCTCCCTCGAGATCATGACCGCCTATACCGCTCAGAACGCCGGCGTCTATCCCGATCTGGCTCAGGTCGATTATGCGCAGTTTGATCTTGAGGCGCTCTATCGACAGGGGTGGGGCGGCGGGCTCTTCGAGACGACCTGGGGGGGAAACTACCGGCATTCCGCGGCCTCTTCTCTGGAAGTGTTTTTGGAAAAACCGCCGCAACGAAGTCGGCTTCTCCGCGGGTTTGTCCATCAAACCGCCAAGCCGCTCTATTCCGTGATTCTCGTGGGGGCGCTTTCTTATGAGGACTCGAACACGAGCGGATGGCAGCCTGCGTATCAGCTTGCCGCGCTCTGGACCCCCGTCGAACATCATACCCTCCGGATCTCCTACGCCCTGGCGCCGACCCTTCCTGATCTGTATGAACGGGGGGTTATGCAGATTCCAAGCCCCGCGGCCCATATTGTCGGGAATCCGAGCCTCCGACCGGAGCGCTTGCACTCTTACGAAGCCGGGTATCGGGGGACTTTCTTCCTCGGCCGTCTTGAATTCGAATCGAATCTTTTCTATATGAAAATTGACGATGTGAGCGCCAGCTTTGTCGAAGATCCGACGGCCATGCCGGTCATCATTTCTTTCGGCAATCGCAACCGCGCGGCGGCGCGCGGGGTCGAGACCAAGTTCGTTTATTGGCTCACCCCGGCCACGTCAACTTACGTTAACTACACGTTCGAGCGGATTGAGGATAGGTTGGACGACGTCGTCATCACCACGGCAACGCCGCGCCACAAGGTGAACCTCGGTGGAACCGTCTATCTCGGCTCCGGTTTTTCCGCCGGAATGCATGCCGGCTATAAAAGCGGGTATACCACGGCGCCTGCCAACCGAAGCCTAATTGAATCGTTCCCGGCGTATTGGCGGCTCGATGCCCGGCTGGCCTATCGTCCCATACGCTCGGTGGAGGTCGCGCTGGCGGGGCAGAACCTCCTTTCGCCGCGACATCGCGAATATATCGACTTTGACGGCCTGGAAGTACCCCGGACCTACTATGGAGAAGTTTCCGTTCGGTTCTGA